CTCGTCTTGCGAGTCGTCGCATTTGAGCGTGGCGTCTTCTTCCAGCTGTAAGAAGGCTGTGAGGCGAAGCGGGTCTGTCTCCTCCGTTGGTGCGTGTGCGAGAAGGAAGCAGGTTGATGAGAAAGATGATAAAGTTGGTGCCAGTGGTGGTAGTAACGGTGATTGCTTCGCTGATGGTCGGAGAAGATGTGCCTGGATCACGCCTAAAGCTGGTGAGAATCTCCTTTTCTACTACTCTTATGTTGCTCACTTATGTGCCATTGCTTCAGTTGATAGTTGGCTTAtaatgttgttttgtttttgttcttgttaAGACTCGAGTTATGTTGCGTTCCACGACGAAGAATGGGGAGTTCCTGTTCATGACGACAAGTACGTGTGCCATCTTCAAACTATTTTACTTTTATGAGAGATGCTCTTTGTTAATTATAAAGAGTCTCTTACCATTTGGTTAACTTGTGTAGGAAGCTTTTCGAGTTATTATCTCTTTCTGGTGCTCTATCCGAACTCTCTTGGACTGATATTCTCTCCAGAAGGCAATTACTCAGGTAACCAAAACATTTAAGTTCTTACTTCTGATGTCAAGCCAGAAACTAGAGTTTTTATATGAGCTCTGATCTCAGGGAAGTTTTCATGGACTTCGATCCAGTTGCTGTTTCTGAACTGAACGAGAAGAAGGTAATCTCTGCCATTTCATTACTGTCAGAGGTCAAGCTAAGGTCAATCCTCGATAACGCACGCCAAGTGCGCAAGGTACTATAAACATCAACGCTTGATCTATATTTACACAAATTATACAAATCTTACTAGCTGCTTTTCATCCAGATTATAGCTGAGTATGGATCGTTTAAGAAGTACATGTGGAACTTTGTGAGCAACAAGCCTACACAGAGCCAGTTCAGGTATCAAAGACAAGTCCCCGTGAAGACATCGAAAGCTGAGTTTATTAGCAAGGATCTTGTACGTAGAGGCTTCCGCAGCGTGAGTCCAACGGTTATTTACTCCTTCATGCAAGCAGGTGGTCTTACAAACGACCATCTCATAGGCTGCTTCAGATACCAAGACTGTTGCGTAGATGCAGAGACAACAACCAAGGCCAAGAAGACAGAACGCGAGTGATAAAATAAATTCTAAGTGCAATTCTGAAAGCTAATTGTCCTTGTTTTAGTAACCATGtttttgcttgcaaagattattTGACACGACGAGTTTTTGCTACCGTAACGTGAAGTGTTCTTGTGTTAGCATTGTATAGATGTTTTTGGTTATTGGTTTTATGCATAGTAGAATGTTGCGAGGAGCCTACATCGCATCAAACTAGTTCCTTGATAAGACATATATGTCAGAAGTCTTTACTAACAATAACACTACGTCTCTAAACAAGCAGCTTCACTAAACAAAGAAAGTTAATAGGTACACCACAAAAACGACATCGTTCTCTGAATTAACCAAATGCTTTTGTTCATCTATCAACCTGAAACAGGAATAGTCCCGCCTTCTGCTTTATCAGTGTCTTCTTCCAGTTCCTTCACTATTTTCTGTTCCTCTTCTTCAGTTACATTTTCGACTTTACCAGTCTCCTTCTCCTCAGAACGACCTTCCTCAATCAAATTTGTGTCTGCAGTTGGCTCTTTTGCTGAATCTCGCACTTGTACCTCAGTTTCAGCTTCTTCATTTGGCTCTTTCACTGACTCTCCCTCTCCTCCATCAGTTTCAGGTTCTGCAGTTGCCTCTTTTTCTACCCCCTGctcttctccttcagtttcGGATTCTGCAGTTGACTTGTTTGCAGACTTTAGCTCTTCTCCATTAGACTTAGCTTCTCCATCAGACTTGGCTTCATTTGGCACTTTCACTGACTCTCGCTCTTCTCCATTAGTTTGAGGTTCTGCAGTTGCCTCTTTTTCTACCCCCTGCTCTTCTCCTTCAATTTTGGATTCTGCAGTTGCCTTGTTTGCAGTCTTTAGCTCTTCTCCATCAGACTTGGCTTCATTTAGCACTTTCACCGACTCTCGCTCTTCTCCATCAGTTTGGGGTTCTGCGGTTGCCTCTTTCTCTACCTCCTGCTCTTCACCATCATTTCCAGTTTCTGCAGTTAACTTGTTTGCAGACTTTAGCTCTTCCCCATCCGACTTGGCTTCTGCATTAGATTCTTTAGGCAATCTTTTGGTTTCAGATTCTTCCTTGTCAACACAATCTTTTGGGAACTGAAGATTTATCTCTTCCCTCCTTTCTGGTTCATCGCTTCCGCCCTTCACCGCATCTTTGGTTGCTTTCCCTTGCTTAGTGGAGCTTGTTACAAGGTCTTTCTTCTTCGAGGATCTATATTCCATTAATGTGAGAGATTATTCATTCAAGAATCAAGCCTTCTACACCTATAACTATAactattgtaaaaaaaaaattcacaccTGACTTCTGAAGAACTTTTCAGCTGCACATGCATAGACTCAGTTTTCCTCTTCTTCGCTTTATTCCTTCGCATTCTACATTATTAAGTAAAAACTCAAGACTAAAGAAGAGATGCCAAGCGGCTAAGTTAAGAAACTGTCAAACGTTAATTCACTTACATGTCAGATAAAGGAGTAGAATCAGGTAGATCAGTCTCCTCCTTTTCCTGCTTTAACATTTTGAGGACATATCACACATGCCCATtagatttttttactaaatttggcTAATGAATAAAGAGGCGCACAGTGTAGGAAAAATCTCACCTCACTGATTATCTCCCAACGTTCTTTTTTAAGATTAAGCTCTTCAGAATCCCCATCCGAATAAAGCACCTGTAAAGAACAGCAGTATGAAAATTTCAAATGAATCAATTATGCAAACAAAGTGAGAATTTGGAAAATAGCAGTTCAGAGAAATTCACCTGATGCTTCTTGTTAAGACTACTATAGGACTTTATGACGCCATCATAAAACctgtgaaaaaatatatatgttaagaTTGCTACCGTTCATCACACCACACTGTATCCAAAACGAAAGTTCACATCTTACGCAAAACACTTACTTCTTGTCAAGTGGCCACCAGACTTTAACGCTCTTACCAACCAACTCCTCACCATGCTCACTCTTATTGGACTCCTGCAAAGAGGAAGAATAGACCATATGAAAACACGAGACAAATCTAAGCCTCATAGAGTGAAcagagaaggaaaaaaattcACACCACTTCCTCTCTAGCTGTCCGTTTCCTCTTGGGATGGCTCTTGAGAGTTTGTTCAGATTCTTTGGTCGGAGGCGTCATTGCACGAGAATTCTTCTTCTGAACAGTTTATCCAATTATGAGTTCAAGCAAGCAAGAAAGTTCTACAGTATCATATATTGACAAGAAAATTAATGGTTCATCAAATCTACTACCTTGCTctttgatgactccatgcttGCGCCTTCTGAATTCTTTTTCTTGGCATCTGAGTGGACTGATTTTTCAAGTGGCTTCTTTGCAGATGTTTTCGCTAAACCATTCTCTCCTATCTCCTTTTTAGATTCTGCAGGTGGCTTCTTTGCAGCTGTTTTCGCTGAACCCTTCTGTGCTTTCTCCTTTTTAGATTCTGCTAGTGGCTTCTTTGCAGTTGATTTCGTTGAacccttctcttctctctcctttTTACTTGACTTTGCAGTCTTAGTGCTCTCTTCAGGCTTTTCAAGGTCAGTTTCCataaaatcttcttcttcttcagcatcATCTTTCTTCACAATCTGTTTCTTTGATGCTGAACCCTTCTGTGCTTTCTCCTTTTTACTTGACTTTGCAGTCTTAGTGCTATCCTCAGGCTTTTCAAGGCTAGTTTCCataatatcttctttttcttcaggTTCATCTTTCTTCACAATCTGTTTCTTTGATGCTGAACCCTTCTGTGTTTTCTCCTTTGCGGTCTTAGTGCTATCTTCTTCAGGTTCATCTTTCTTCACAATCTGTTTCTTTGATGCTGGTGTGGCTACAGAACCTGCATCAAGATCTGTCTCTTCCATCTTACTCCTGCTCCGTTTCCGTGACCCCTTCCTAGCCTTACTCGAGGGTGAGAGAGAAATAACAACCGACTGATTCGTTTGACCAACTTTAGTAGGCAAAGATGCTTTCTTGGCAGCCCCAAGTTCTTTTTCATGCACTTTCTTTATGCTTGATGACGTCTTGAATGAATAGCCTTCTTCAGGATTTAGCAGAGAATTGGGTTTCCGCCTCCTCCTAGTAGACCCTGATTCAGTCTCTCCCTCAGTACTTTCAGATTGCCCTTGCTTCAAAACTTGTTTCAAACCGTCTCCATTTTTTACGTTGTCATCTCCAATGGCACGAGCTCCACCTCTTGCAGTTCTCTTAGACCTGATCCCCTTGGGAGAAAGTCCCAAATCCAGTTTTTCCTGAATCAAAACATTGGTTAGGTAACAAACAATATGAAAAGGGGATAAACACTGACAATGAAAAAAACCTCCCAAATAAAGTACCTGCAATGAATCATCTGGAACTACCTGTTCTTCTGATATCTTTCCTTCTGCCTGAAAAAACGAAAAATTCAAGATTCAACCACAAAACTATTGTATAAACAATCAACCCAAGAGCTCAAATCATTAAGAATACCTCAGTTTCTGTGGGGTTAACAATGATTTGAGCTTCAGTGGTGGCAGCTCCGCTTTGGCATATTGAAGAAACTACTGGAGAATACATGTCCAAGCTAGTCCCTGTGGACTTCAAAGCATCCATGATGTCCGGTCGAAGCTTAGAGGCGCAACTAATGAGAACCTTCTCCACAAGCCTCGAAGCCACTGGTGAGACATCCTACGCCATGACGACAAGAAGATCAAATCCAAACTCTATTGAAAAAGCTTGGAGGCTTAAAAATGAATTAGGAAAAACTCACCAGGCTCTCTTTTCTAACAGGACCCAAGAGAATCGCGAGCAAATCCATGGACACTTCTTCACTTTCATCTATAACTGTAACCATTATCGTTTCCATGGAAACAAGTACCGTTTGAGGACAATCCGGGCTTAGTCTACGCACAAAAGAAAAGCCATCAGCGTCACATAAACCACATAGCATTGTTAACTCAAAGTTCTATATCTACCTTATGATTTTCAAGAACTGCCGAAACATCTCTAAGATAAGCTCATCGCACTCCAAGTCCAGCATCACCAAGGATGATCTGACCTTAGCAACAGTATCAAGCACGGCTTCAGCTTTCTTATAACTCTCGCAGGAAGCATCCGCAAGTTTCCCAAAAGCCTCTACTGTCACCTCAAAGACCTCCTGTAAAACCAGATAACGCCATGTGAGAGATAACACTAAAGAAGACAACAGTGTTACTTTAGAGGAAACACAAACCTTCATCTGGTCATCGTTGTAAGGAGCCTCTGGGGCAGTAATCCTCATGATTTCGGTTAAGCAGAAGACAACGTAAACCCTAACATCAGAATCAGGGTGTCTCAAGAGATCAGCAGATACCAAAGCCTGCATCGACGGTTTCAGAGCGTTTCTCACTTCTGCAATAGGATCTTGCTCAACAGCGAGGAGCAGAGACTCAACTTTCTGCATAATGATTGAAACATCATAAAGATTTCAACTTTCCGAATCACTGAACAGAAACAAGCAGCAAAAATCTAATCTTTTTCCATAAACCCTAATCGATTCTTGTGCCCTAATCTAAAAACAGAGTAATTTCACCAAAACGCATAAGCAAACAAAAACCCATTTGTATAGTGTTACGAGATCAGAGAATGCCAGAAGGATTCGTACATTGAGAAGGTCGAAGATCGAATCAGTAGAGTAATAAGGTCTGAGGAGATCTTTTCCGGCCTGGAGGAGTGCTTCGGTGAGTTCGGTCTCTCCGACAAGAGGACCCATCTTTTGGCTCTTTGTGGGGGAGATTCAAAAATAACCCTAGAAAACGAATCCTCCGTACGTAAAAGCCCTCTCTCGTCTCGCCGTCTCAAGTCCGAGTCGTTCGAGCAAAGAGAAGACAAGAAAGTGACAAGTCTAACGAGTCTGATGCGCTTTTTATATCAACATGCAACAACTGCTTTTATAAACCGGTACGAAGAGATGAATaactttcatatatataatagggATAAAAAAGCATTAGTCTTTATAGTTCAATTATGTCAAAAGTGTTGGCAATAGTCAATGATGTGAAGACAGATCTGATTCTAAAACATGTTTATCTCATTTGATTATATGAGTAACCAATCTAggtttttttgtaatcataattagtatatatactCTGTACACATTAGACAATACATGAAGTGCTAACCGGTTTGAAGCTTGGGGTCGTCTCTTCCCGCCCTTCTTTCGCAGCTTTTCACTTCATGTGTTTTTGCATTCGTGTAAAAACCATAGGGTTCTTTAAAGTAACAGCATTAACAGATGAATCAAATAGAATAATATTATATGAAGAATTTCATAGGGATGGACTGTTAAATAACTGAGAAAATAACGAAATTTGTATATTATGTTCggtttatatatttgttaagaATTTATGACTtgtatatcaaaaaatatataattatcctAGACTTCATTAAGATTTATCTATAAACTTTTCAACATTTATCTAATGGAAGTTGGCAAGGAAAACCTCAAGCAAGTAAATTGAGCAATGGAAGAGTAGAGCCTTACATAAGAGGAAAACTTGTTTATATTCCAAACAAATCTCCAGAGGTGTCTGCTAACAAATTAAATATCAAACCAGTAGAAAACAGCATTGAGAATTTGAGATTGAAAACATCTGTAAATCGAGATTCCAAATGCTTCTTAAACTTAGTTAGATTCAATGTGCTTCTTGACGATGTTGAGTGCAGTCGTATCCTCACCGTAGTCCTGAAACAGCAAAACGCAAAAACCCATTAAGTACAAGACCAGATACAAGAAGAAACGATATTGTTGTATGGATTTATTGACATGGATGTATATACCTTGACCACAAGACAGGAGCATCCAACAACCTTTCTAGCATTACCCTCAGAGTCAATCTTGCAGAGCTGAAACAAAAACATTCATTCAGAAAGAAGGAAGCTTTTAGCAAGCTATGAATATACGGAGAGACACAGTAGAAGAAGGACTTACACCAGCCCATTCGCCGAGGGTCTTGGCACTTGGAACAGTAAGCAAGTTGATGTTGTGATCAGCACATAGAGCCTTAACAAGCTTGACGTAATCTGGCTGGttacagtcttcagccaaaacACAGAGCTGAGCAACACGCTTCTCGATAAGCTTAGCGCTCTCATGGAGACCACGAACAACACCACCATGAGCACGAGCCTTCCTAAGAGTCAACTCCAATGCAGTCAACAAATCCATATCCTCTGGGATTATAGCCGCTGGCTCAGCAGCAACGGGAGGAACAACAGCTGGAGCAGCAGCCTCatcactaaataaataaataaataaaacacgaTTCAGACAAAACATCTACATTGTATCTCATCAAGCGACTCTAACTAAAAGCcatagatttaattaaatccaTTAAACGAAAACTTTAAATCCTAGCTTACCCCGACATGTTTGTCTCTTTGAAATGCCTTTTAAACTAAAAGTGCCTTTGTTATCTGCCaatataaaccaaaccatatcaGTCTCCTAGGAAACTGTAACAGATCAAGGCAATCAAATTACATGGGCCAGATTAGAATCGTGCGTACCTCAGAGACGAAGACGGCTGAAGCAGAAAGAAAGTTGTGAGGAGAGAATATTAACTAGTCACAgtactaaaaccctaatttcaccCAAATAAAACATCTGACGTAATCATTTGCATAGCTGGGCCAAGTATTTGGGCTTTTACTGGTCCATGAAATATTGTCTTTTAGGCCCAAACAGTGTGTAGATCACGTGCCCACTTGACTTAGAACATGTGGGGCTCAACTATCAAGTGTGGGGTGCGAAACAGAGGATCAGGGGCCCCACAATCTTCGTCATCCTCGAGTTACTTACTGGTTACGTAAAAATGGAACCGACACGAAGAAAACTATGTCCGAGTCTCCGTAccaactctcttcttcttcttctttcgaTCTGACCCGGTTTTACTTCTCTCTTAATCGAATCAATTGGTTCGCATCTTCCAGACgaaccctttttttttaaaaaaggagaGATTTTTGATTGATTCATAGGACTCCATGGACATTCCTAGCTCTTGGGATGAGTTACGGAAACAGGTAAAAATCTTCTACAAATTCGAAGCTAgtggatattttattttaggacAGAACTACGAAGCTAAGCTAGTATCGTCTGAGATTTTGAAACATTGGGTTTTAGTTTTTGGGCAGCTCTCAGTCTCACAGATGGTTTATTTTTCCATTGGTTACAAATGCAATGTTTAAAATGCAATTGCTTTTCTGATACTTAAATGAAGATGCTTTGTGTTGTGTGCATTTTGAGTCCCACAGGCTAGAAAGATTGAAGCTCAGCTCGACGAGCAGATGCATTCGTACCGCAGGCTTGTTTCCACTAAGTCAGATGGTGCAGCGAGTGATCTTGAAGCTGGGATTGACTTACTACTAAGGCAGCTTCAACAAGTTAATGCTCAGATGCAAGCGTGGGTTTCTTCTTTTGGCTCTGAGATGGTCTCTCATACCTTGACTCGACATCAGGAGATCTTTCAAGATCTCACACATGTAATGGTCCATTTAATAATTACTTCATGTTGTTTGGCTTGGGTTGATTATGTGCTAACTAGCACTGGAATGTGTGTTATCTTTGTATGTATGACTCTTTCAAAATATGCAGGAGTTTCATCGACACCGCTCCAGTCTTAAAGCAAAACAAGAGCGTGCTTCACTTCTTGAGGACTTTAAAGAATTTGATCGGACTAGACTAGACTTAGAAGCTGGGGATGGGTCGTCAGAGCAAGCACTGCTCAAAGAACATGTGGGTATCAACCGCAATACAGCGCAGGTACCGTTTGCTTAGACTTTACATCTGTATCACACACACCCTATGTGAACTGAGTATTATATAAAACGGTAGTACAGATGGATGGTGTCATTTCACAAGCTCAGGCAACACTTGGTACACTTGTGTTTCAACGTTCAACTTTTGGAGGAATCAACTCAAAGCTTGGCAATGTCACTAGCCGTCTACCCACGGTACAAAGAGCtttcctttctcttttttttttgctctttgctttctttttttttgtggctATACCTCACTCTGCAATACTATGGTTAAACTCACTGCAGGTGAACACTATTCTGTCAGCGATAAAGAGGAAAAAGTCGATGGATACAATCATTCTTTCACTTGTTTCGGCTGTATGCACATTTCTCATATTCATCTACTGGTTATCCAAGTAAAATTTGCACATTTCTTTCGATTCATCTCTCTGTTGAGCCGCGTCTGGTTTTCCAGTGATGTAAATTTGTTTTGGCATCACCTATGTTCTAGTAAAAATCTAAAgatcaaaaacatatatatttcgtGTACATCAAGCAAACTGCATCCCTATCCTTGTAATTTAGACGAGCTTATACAAGTACAACCATCAATTTATCTCATCGAATACTATATTCTTTAGCTGTGTAGTATGTTGCGACATTGGACCAATTCACCATTGGTTAATAATGCAACTTGTTATAGTGTGTTTCCACTCTACTGAAGTCAATCACATgtaataaaaatcatataatgtGTTTTTTCTGATGAAGTTTTTGAGGatgaaaacttaaatatttttttgctgaAGTGTTTGTTGAGCCTAACAATCCTGCAAAACCAAACCGATACACAATTTAGTCAGTCAATATGGACTGAACCACAAACCTAAAGAGGGTGCTTTGGAAAAAGACTAGTCTGAAAAGATTACTCACTCAAGTAAATGACTTGAGGAGACTCATAAAGATGTTAAGCTTTCAGGCTTGTTTTTCACGTATCCATTCCACAAAATTGTTGAGCACCAATGGCCATGCAAGCTCTGGATTGTATTCCGTCATCTCCGGGAAACTTATCTGTAAATGTTATAAACAATTCTATAGCTAGTTGATGAAACTGTAAACCAAGCAGGAATTAAGGAAACATACCTCATTGCAGAACCTGTAAAAGCCCATCCACTGATCCATGTTTATGACTTTGTAGTCGTTTTGGATCTGATTTTCAAACATATAAAACCCAATCATGAGATTGGAAAACATTTAGGTCATGAGAAAGTATGAGACTTGTTACCTTTAAATATTCAACAAAGTAGTCAACTTGGGGTCGGAATGTAGATCCCATGACGGTATCTAGGAGTTGACATATAGTCTCTATGTCTATGCTCTCCTGTTTTTCCTCTAAATTGAACAGTAAACAAGATgatacaaacataaaaaaaaaaggtgatacagaaatacaaatatagaagCTTTGGTTAATGTTGTTACCTGTTAAAGAATAGGTAAAGGCGTAAGCATAGAAATCTGCAAAATTTGATGGCCTCCTGACCTTTAATAGGCCAAAAAATGCCTTAGCATGGCTGAGAAGATGACaatgaatatgaaaataaatgaaaagcaTAAAAACTATGAACCTCTTTCTCGAGCTCGGGAAGGGCATTCTTCAGTTTACTGAGTGTATCAGCTCTTAAAGCCATAAGGCCTCTTGTCCACTCCTCCTACAGATGTACAAAGTGAGCTAACATCAGAAAAAAAGGGAGGTAAAGTATCAAAGGAAAAAAGGATCTCTAGCTCTTACCTGTGTAAAGTAACCCTGTTTCTCAGCTTTCATCTTCCTGTGATGATGATTCGAGTTTAAATTGTGCTAATAAgagaacaataaaaatacatatttattacaAAAGTTTTGATGGATATAATAATAGTGGTTACCAAGCAAGCATCAAGATTCGGACATCAGTATGAGAGACATCCAAATCGGAGCTAAGTAACTCTATTCCTTGAGGGCTGTTCATGGTAAAATATACTATTAGAAAGAAACTCCATGGATACTAAACCGAGCTTGAAAAGCAGAGTGAATGAGATAGTTACTTACTCAATGAGATTGGAACTTGTATTGGTATACTTATAGAACACATCAACTATTTTTTCCAGGCGGACATTAGTGATGTCTATTCTCGTAGCTGAACCAATAACAAAAGTTAGTTAGCGAAAAGTCATTTATAAAATCAGAAACGTTAACGCAAAAGCAACAGCGATTAAAAGTCTATGTGATCAACGTAAGAGAGGATgattcgaagaagaagaagattttaaTAGAGTGAGCTCAATCTTTTCAAACATGTTCCTCACCAGCATAATGACACATAAACcattgaggagagagagagagagagagagagaaagagagagagagagagagagagagagagagagagagacccaTGGTGGACGATGTGATTGAAATCAACGTTCGATTGACCTGCTTTCTTCTTCTATGCACAACCACGCATCTACACATACACAGAAGAAAATAAGTATTATatatgccaaaaaaaaataagaagataaGATTTAAACAATCAAAAACTCAGAAGAGGAAAAGAGTTGGAGAGAAGAGGCACCACGACCACAAACGAACGAACGTTTCTAGATATGGAGAACAAAGTATCTGAGAGACTAAGAGGCACCTGACCTGAttgaaagagaaaataaaatacacaCAATTTAATTTTTCTAGTATTTTCCCACTTGGTTCATTTATTTTGTACAAGGAACTTGgagataaaaaacaatttattgtCATGAATAAAGATATACACATGTCAAGCTTTTTAAAGCTTGTCTTTCACGAATCCACTCCACAAAATTATTGAGAAGCAATGGCCATGCAAGCCCTGGATTGTATTCCGTCATCTCCGGGAAACTTATCTGTAAATGTTACAGACCTTCTAGTTAGTTAATGAAACTGCCAGCTAAGCAGAAAAAGGAATAAAAGGCATTAAGGAAACATACCTCATTGCAGAACCTGTAAAATCCCATCCATTGATCCATGGTTATGACTTTGTAGTCGTTTTGGATCTGTTGTCAACCATACAAAACCCATTCAATGGGATAGAGAATGTGATTATTAAATATTCTGGACATGAGAAAGTATGAGATTTTTGAGTGATGCAGCAGACCTTTAAATAGTCGACAAAGTAGTCAACTTGGGGTCGGAAGGTAGATCCCATGACCATATCTAGGAGTTGGCATATGGTCTCTATGTCTAcgctcttctcttcttcctctgaatTGAACAGCAAACAAAGATCATACAAACATAAAAAGAGGTGATATATAAACCGTGAAATACAAATATCTCTCGTAGAGATGAAGCTTTGATTAATGTTACCTGTTAAAGAATAGCGAAAGGCATAAGCATAGAAATCTGCAAAATCTAATGGCGTCCTGACCTTAAAGATACAAGAAAAAAGCGTTAGAGCACCC
The sequence above is drawn from the Brassica napus cultivar Da-Ae chromosome A8, Da-Ae, whole genome shotgun sequence genome and encodes:
- the LOC106387577 gene encoding 40S ribosomal protein S12-2, coding for MSGDEAAAPAVVPPVAAEPAAIIPEDMDLLTALELTLRKARAHGGVVRGLHESAKLIEKRVAQLCVLAEDCNQPDYVKLVKALCADHNINLLTVPSAKTLGEWAGLCKIDSEGNARKVVGCSCLVVKDYGEDTTALNIVKKHIESN
- the LOC106387572 gene encoding Golgi SNAP receptor complex member 1-1-like isoform X1: MDIPSSWDELRKQARKIEAQLDEQMHSYRRLVSTKSDGAASDLEAGIDLLLRQLQQVNAQMQAWVSSFGSEMVSHTLTRHQEIFQDLTHEFHRHRSSLKAKQERASLLEDFKEFDRTRLDLEAGDGSSEQALLKEHVGINRNTAQMDGVISQAQATLGTLVFQRSTFGGINSKLGNVTSRLPTVNTILSAIKRKKSMDTIILSLVSAVCTFLIFIYWLSK
- the LOC106387579 gene encoding uncharacterized protein LOC106387579 yields the protein MILKKVSLAVKIGSMSVPPRFRSTDSGERDFRSVLGPTGNKLQRKLPGMKLENKKKTTTTIESKDEKTKKKPDPPASPTTTLKQCSSLCSSLLRKNSASMTASYSSDASSSCESSHLSVASSSSCKKAVRRSGSVSSVGACARRKQVDEKDDKVGASGGSNGDCFADGRRRCAWITPKADSSYVAFHDEEWGVPVHDDKKLFELLSLSGALSELSWTDILSRRQLLREVFMDFDPVAVSELNEKKVISAISLLSEVKLRSILDNARQVRKIIAEYGSFKKYMWNFVSNKPTQSQFRYQRQVPVKTSKAEFISKDLVRRGFRSVSPTVIYSFMQAGGLTNDHLIGCFRYQDCCVDAETTTKAKKTERE
- the LOC106387572 gene encoding Golgi SNAP receptor complex member 1-1-like isoform X2, with protein sequence MDIPSSWDELRKQARKIEAQLDEQMHSYRRLVSTKSDGAASDLEAGIDLLLRQLQQVNAQMQAWVSSFGSEMVSHTLTRHQEIFQDLTHEFHRHRSSLKAKQERASLLEDFKEFDRTRLDLEAGDGSSEQALLKEHVGINRNTAQYRWMVSFHKLRQHLVHLCFNVQLLEESTQSLAMSLAVYPR
- the LOC106387578 gene encoding sister chromatid cohesion protein PDS5 homolog E-like isoform X1 yields the protein MGPLVGETELTEALLQAGKDLLRPYYSTDSIFDLLNKVESLLLAVEQDPIAEVRNALKPSMQALVSADLLRHPDSDVRVYVVFCLTEIMRITAPEAPYNDDQMKEVFEVTVEAFGKLADASCESYKKAEAVLDTVAKVRSSLVMLDLECDELILEMFRQFLKIIRLSPDCPQTVLVSMETIMVTVIDESEEVSMDLLAILLGPVRKESLDVSPVASRLVEKVLISCASKLRPDIMDALKSTGTSLDMYSPVVSSICQSGAATTEAQIIVNPTETEAEGKISEEQVVPDDSLQEKLDLGLSPKGIRSKRTARGGARAIGDDNVKNGDGLKQVLKQGQSESTEGETESGSTRRRRKPNSLLNPEEGYSFKTSSSIKKVHEKELGAAKKASLPTKVGQTNQSVVISLSPSSKARKGSRKRSRSKMEETDLDAGSVATPASKKQIVKKDEPEEKEDIMETSLEKPEDSTKTAKSSKKEKAQKGSASKKQIVKKDDAEEEEDFMETDLEKPEESTKTAKSSKKEREEKGSTKSTAKKPLAESKKEKAQKGSAKTAAKKPPAESKKEIGENGLAKTSAKKPLEKSVHSDAKKKNSEGASMESSKSKKKNSRAMTPPTKESEQTLKSHPKRKRTAREEVESNKSEHGEELVGKSVKVWWPLDKKFYDGVIKSYSSLNKKHQVLYSDGDSEELNLKKERWEIISEQEKEETDLPDSTPLSDIMRRNKAKKRKTESMHVQLKSSSEVRSSKKKDLVTSSTKQGKATKDAVKGGSDEPERREEINLQFPKDCVDKEESETKRLPKESNAEAKSDGEELKSANKLTAETGNDGEEQEVEKEATAEPQTDGEERESVKVLNEAKSDGEELKTANKATAESKIEGEEQGVEKEATAEPQTNGEERESVKVPNEAKSDGEAKSNGEELKSANKSTAESETEGEEQGVEKEATAEPETDGGEGESVKEPNEEAETEVQVRDSAKEPTADTNLIEEGRSEEKETGKVENVTEEEEQKIVKELEEDTDKAEGGTIPVSG
- the LOC106387578 gene encoding sister chromatid cohesion protein PDS5 homolog E-like isoform X2, with translation MGPLVGETELTEALLQAGKDLLRPYYSTDSIFDLLNKVESLLLAVEQDPIAEVRNALKPSMQALVSADLLRHPDSDVRVYVVFCLTEIMRITAPEAPYNDDQMKEVFEVTVEAFGKLADASCESYKKAEAVLDTVAKVRSSLVMLDLECDELILEMFRQFLKIIRLSPDCPQTVLVSMETIMVTVIDESEEVSMDLLAILLGPVRKESLDVSPVASRLVEKVLISCASKLRPDIMDALKSTGTSLDMYSPVVSSICQSGAATTEAQIIVNPTETEAEGKISEEQVVPDDSLQEKLDLGLSPKGIRSKRTARGGARAIGDDNVKNGDGLKQVLKQGQSESTEGETESGSTRRRRKPNSLLNPEEGYSFKTSSSIKKVHEKELGAAKKASLPTKVGQTNQSVVISLSPSSKARKGSRKRSRSKMEETDLDAGSVATPASKKQIVKKDEPEEKEDIMETSLEKPEDSTKTAKSSKKEKAQKGSASKKQIVKKDDAEEEEDFMETDLEKPEESTKTAKSSKKEREEKGSTKSTAKKPLAESKKEKAQKGSAKTAAKKPPAESKKEIGENGLAKTSAKKPLEKSVHSDAKKKNSEGASMESSKSKKKNSRAMTPPTKESEQTLKSHPKRKRTAREEVESNKSEHGEELVGKSVKVWWPLDKKFYDGVIKSYSSLNKKHQVLYSDGDSEELNLKKERWEIISEEKEETDLPDSTPLSDIMRRNKAKKRKTESMHVQLKSSSEVRSSKKKDLVTSSTKQGKATKDAVKGGSDEPERREEINLQFPKDCVDKEESETKRLPKESNAEAKSDGEELKSANKLTAETGNDGEEQEVEKEATAEPQTDGEERESVKVLNEAKSDGEELKTANKATAESKIEGEEQGVEKEATAEPQTNGEERESVKVPNEAKSDGEAKSNGEELKSANKSTAESETEGEEQGVEKEATAEPETDGGEGESVKEPNEEAETEVQVRDSAKEPTADTNLIEEGRSEEKETGKVENVTEEEEQKIVKELEEDTDKAEGGTIPVSG